One Camelus ferus isolate YT-003-E chromosome 19, BCGSAC_Cfer_1.0, whole genome shotgun sequence genomic window, cattaaaaaataaataaataaacctaattacctcccctaaaaaGGAAATGCCTGTGTgtaatggatcaaagacctaaaactataaaacttctggaaaatgtaaaagaaaagctttgtgatcttggattaggcaaagatttcctaGATATGACAAGAAAAGCAtgattcataaaattaaaaattgataaatgggACTTCATCAAATTTAAAGCTTCTGCTCTTCAAAAAGCACTCGAGAGGATAAAAAGACTAGACAGACactggagaaaatattcataactCATATCTGATAAATgatgtatgtttaaaatatataaagaactctcaaaattcaataataagaaagcaaacaaccaaaTTAAAAGAAGCAGACAAAAGATTAAATGGTGGCACACGGGACCCTTGTGATAGAATTGCTGTGTGTCTTCAAGAGTGAAGACGGTGATCACATGAATCTACACGTGTGATTAAACTGCGTAGAACTAAATACCTACACACACACCAGAGTGCATGTAAATCAGCGAAATCTGAATTTTACCAGATATCAGGTGAAATCTTGTTGTGATACTGAACCGTAGTTATACATGATGCTACCATTAGGGAAACCGGGTTAAGGATATAAGGGGTCTCTACTATTTTTTACAACTGCacgtgaatctacaattatctaaaaataatttttaatgagcaAAAGAAGTGAATGATACTTCACCAAGGAAGATATAGAGATGGTgtataagcacatgaaaagatgctcaatgtctttagtcattagaaaaatacaagttaaaaaacacagtgagatacaacACACCTATTGGAACGGCTTAAAAAGACAGACCACACCAACTGTTAGagaagatgtggaggaactggaactttgacactgctgatgggaatgtcaAATGGTACACCCACTTTGggacagtttagcagtttcttataaagttaaataaataccTACTATGTGACCCAGTCATTTCACTATTAAGTATTtgcctaagagaaatgaaagcataaatTCATATAAAGACTTGTATAtaagtgttcacagcagctttatttgtactAACCCAAAACTATAATCAACCTAAATGCCTgttgacaggtgaatggataaacaaattgtgccATATCCGTACCCGACTACtatgcagcaataaaaaggaataaatatggaTGCATCGCAAAATAAGAAATCTGAGTTAAAGAAAGGAggctgaaaaggctatatactgtatgcATGATATACTGTATATATTGTACTCTAGTATatcaaattctagaaaatgcaggggagggtgggagggtatgtctcagtggtagagtgcatgcttagcatgcaggaggtcctagattcaatccccagtattttgcttttaaatattttttattgaggcgGAATTTAAATACAATGAAGTGAAAAACGAGTATGTGtgtacacgtatgactgaactatcatgctgtacaccagaaattgacaagcattgtaaactgactatacttcaataaaaataaataacaaatacaatgAAATGCACAAAAGTATATAATTAGAAATGTTTTGACTAATTCATACACTGTGTAACCCGCACCTCATCATGATGtggaacatttccatccctccaaAAGGTTCCCCACACCCCTTCCTCAGCAACTCTCACCCTCTGCTCCCAGAGACAACCACCATTCTGACTTTTTCCCCCTAGATTAGTTGTGTCTGTTCTAgaatttaatataagaaaaattacaCAGTGAGGTGTTTGACAATTTTTTCTGTAGCATACTTTCCTctcttgttttaaattcatttccaGATACACATGTACTCGGGATCAGTAAGAGGTCCTACCTCCATCCCCAGTCTAAAACTTGCTTCCTCCACCAATAATAGAATGTGGATATTTCTTAGAGCCTTGCTTCCCACCTGTTGCACAGCCAGGCCACAGTACTGATGTTCTGTTCATAGTTTACATcacattgatggacatttgggttatgtCAACTTCTCCCCTCGCAAGTAGCCCCTCAGAAAAACATGTTGAGCTACATCTTTTGTGCCTCTGTGTGTAGGGTTCTCTGGAATTGATTCCAGCAAGAAAAATTCCTGGATCAGTTAATAAGCACTGggtacctaatttttttttttaatgtaggtactggggattgaactgagaacctcgtgcatgctaggcactcactctaccaccaagctatactcTTCCCCCAACTGGTAATGAATTAACATTCTAATTTTCTCTGGTTGGTCCTTCCAGCTCTTTAGCAATTATTTTGCACAGCAAAACGTTCTCTCCAATTACTTGAGGATTGCTAAACAAGGCCTAGGGAGTTTGGAGAGCTGGAAGGGTGGGATGTGTTAAGGGGATGAGAAGTCCAGTTAATTAATTAGTGATCTCTCTTCTTTGAAGCTGGTCTCACTGATCAGGTTTCCTGGATTCCAGATGTGGAGGCAGGGGGTTTATCAGCCCTTCCCCCAAACTTCTGTGGGAAAAGGAAACCTGTTGATACCCAGTAAATTAattgcagggggaggaggggccccaGTATCATCCTCTCCTAAGTGAGCACAGAATTTTAGCCCTGGGAacactgtgtgaccctgggtggcTATTCTaagctcagtttccccagctctGGCCTATCGAGGGCTCAGGAGGCCAACTGCCTACCCTGGCAGAAGGAACTGCATTACAATAAAGTGCCCTTGTTATAATAATGCAGCCATTACAACAGCTATGGCTCCTGGGAAGCTTTTGAGCTTAGGTTTCCTCTGTATAAAGAAACCAAACGGCTCCCCACTTTATAGAGTTTTGGCGAGGATTACAGAAGATTGATAAAGCAAGCTCTTCACACAGCGCCTGGCGCAAAGTCAGAACGTTAATAAATCGTCACCTTTGTCATTATTATCGAAATACCAGGCAGATTTTAGGGCTCAGAGAGGGCCCAAGACCTCACGAAATTCACCCAGCAGCAGAGTTGGAATCGGAACTCTTTTTCCAGGAGGGAGCGGAGAGctagaggtggggagggggcggtgaaGAAACCTACCCAGCGGCGCGAGTTGTGGGCCCGGTGGGGAGATTCCCAGGTGTGGGGCAGGGAAGTAAGGTGACCCTTGCCCAGCGACCGCGCCCGCGGGGGAGCGCATTCCCAGGCCTCCCGCGCAAGGTCCGCAGGTGacaggcggggctggggggcgggtAGCTGCGGAGAACTGGAGGCCCGTTTGCCGTCTCCATGACGACCGCCCGCGCGGCGCCAGCCTGACAGCCCGTCCCGGTTTTATGAATGGGTGACGTCACGAGCCTGGCGTCTAACGGTCTGAGCCGCTTGTTCAGACGCTGACACAGACCAGCCCCGGGAgtagtgggggcgggggggagacTCCAGCGCCGCAGCTGCTGCGCGGTGGGAGGGAGACCCTGATCTGAggtctttaggggaaaaaaaactaagaagcgagaaaaaaagtttaaaccgCTTAATGATGTAGATTCGGGGAATTTTTGCAGGGGGCTGAAAATTCACAGGAGATTTAGGAAAGCAGTCCACTCAAGGCACTTTTTATCTAGCTCAAGTCCCATTTGTCCAGTTCCCAATACTGGAGGAAAACTTTCCCAAATTAATTGCTCCCATCCCGAAGGGCCTGGGTAAGCACCCCCGTCCCAAGAACATTAAACAGCAACATTCTCTGGGAACGAGGAAAGGGAAGACAGCTCCAGGGAGGCAGAGTGTAGAGGGCCCGCTTTCAGTTTTAGCTCAAATATTCGGGAGATCAGGATACCAGAGGTAATCTTCCAATAGGTTCCAGAAGCCCAGGCTCTAGTATTGAACTCTCTGTGAGAGAGCCTGCTTCTGAGTcgggacctcagtttccctcacctgtaaaatggggctagaGAGGTGAGAAAACGAACTAGGGAAAACTGACTCCTGTAGTCTTTTCATTATCAGTAACTCCGATTTAGTCTTCGCGTCTCCTTCCAGAGGAGCCCAAGGCAGCCCTCGCCTCCACTAGCCACCCCGCCCGGTGCCTTCCTACTCTCTCTGTTCCTGAGACTTCGGCCCCCTTTTCATGCAGGTGAGAGTGCACTAGTAGAGCAGGAGGCGGGACCCAGAAGAGCTTTAGGCCGCGCCTCCAGACCTCCTATTGGCTGTTTTTGAACGTCTGCGCCCTCCCCTAGGGGAGGGCCCGGCATCTTTATAAAAATCGGACTGTAGAGCTTGGACCGTGCTTCCACAGCAGTGTTTTTACGGTGCTGTGCTTGTTCAACACGCCCGGCGGCCGCCTTTTCCGTCCGCTTCTTCTCTCACCCCGACCCCAGAAATCATGAAGGTCGCTAGTGGCAGCGCCACGGCCGCTGCGGGCCCCAGCTGCGCTCTGAAGGCCGGCAAGACGGCGGGCGGCGCGGGAGAGGTGGTGCGCTGCCTGTCTGACCAGAGCGTGGCCATCTCCCGCTGTGCCGGCGGCGCCGGGGCGCGCCTGCCCTCCCTGTTGGACGAGCAGCAGGTGAACGTGCTGCTCTACGATATGAACGGCTGCTATTCACGCCTTAAGGAGCTggtgcccaccctgccccagaACCGCAAGGTGAGCAGAGTGGAGATCCTCCAGCACGTCATCGACTACATCTGGGACTTGGAATTGGAGCTGAACTCAGAATCCCACGGCGGGACCCCCGGGAGCCGGGGGCTCCCCGCCCGGGCTCCGCTGAGCACCCTAAACGGCGAAATCAGCGCCCTGGCGGCAGAGGTGAGGTGCGAGTTGGAGCTCGAGATCATTTTccttctacagatggggaaactgaggcttagagagggagGGGGGTCTTGGCCCTATGTCCGCCCCATCCTTTCGGGCACCTGGCTGTGCAAGGATACCCACGGAGATCGGAAAAAGCGCTGTCTTGCCTCTTCGTGTCTGCGGGGGAAGCGGGACTTGTAGCCTGTAACCTCCAGCCCGGCCGTCTCAACTCTCCTCTCTCCGTTTCACAGGCGCCATGTGTTCCAGCGGACGATCGCATCTTGTGTCGCTGAAGCGCTGCCTTCCGGGATCGGCGGACCCCAGTTCTCCAGCGGTTGAGGGGAATAAGTGCTCTCTGGTCCTCCCAAGCGCCTCGCCAGAGCTGGGGAGGAACAAGACAGATTGGCGGCCACTGGGCGCCTGCTGGATCCAGCCCAAGGGTGGGGGAGCTGAGGAGGGCAGGCTGACCCTTCTCGCCCACCAGCCACCAGAGACTTGGGGGAGTCCCcctgtgtgtttctattttttgaaaagcagacattttaaaaaatggtcacgTTTGGTGCTTCTCAGATTTCTGAGGAAATTAATTGCTTTGTATTGTATATTACAATGATCACCGACTGAGAATATTGTTTTACAATAGTTCTGTGgggtgtttcttttttgttgttgttattaaacaAGTACTTTAGATGGTGGTAAAGTTGCAATGACTTCTTGGATCCAGGGGAGGGGCCTGCGCTGAGGGTGACTCCTGACCTTTTTTTGCAGCTGCTGCTGGGGGGAAGGGACTGGAAGGCCACATCTGGACTGTCGCTTTTACCGACCTGAAATGAGTTTCCGGTGTCTTTAAAGTCTATTCTTTCTCCCTATCCCTGGCCATTTCCCTGCTCCCCGGTGTCATAAAATTAAATCCTCTAGACCTCTAGGGTTTCTCAAAGTGGTCATTGGGCCATCTGGGTCACCTGGGGaggttgttaaaatgcagatcaaCTTGTCCAGGCTCCCCCTGGGTTGAAAAGTGTCCAACAAATCAGTTAAGTTGGAGAACCAGGTCACTGGACCACCTGCATCTTTGCTGAGATAGGTGAGTGAGACCCAGAGAAAAGGGACTTGCCCAGAGCCTCAGCTTGTCTGAGGCAGGACTTCCATCTTGCCCCATTCCCCAGTAGGAGGTTCCTCCCCCATGGGCCGCTGAACTCTGGATCCCAGCAGGCTGCCCTGAGGCTCTAGGATTGTCCAAGTGGGTGAGCAGGTTGGCAGGGCCTGCCTGGGCACAGCTGCTGGGCCACCTGCTCTGGGTCTGGACTCAGCCCCCTCAGCCTGGTCCGGCTCTGTCAGCAGCTCTTggacctcctctctccctcagggCTCCTGTGTGGGTTCTGAGGAGCAGTGGGCGAGTCAGCCCCTAGCTCCTGAGCAGGAAAAAGTGTCAATGGCAAGGACCTATCTGCCTGGACATGTGAGTTTGTACTCACAGGAGTGCATGTAAGTGTCTGGGCCTGCATGTGTGACGTGAGTGAACCGGTAGTTACCCCGTGGGGCTGGGTCATCTGTTGGTGAGCAGGCCTGGGGGTATGGAAGAGGAGCAGTGTGGGGATGGCGATGTGTGCAGAAGGGCAAATGTGAGCACATGTGTTCTTCAGATAAGTGAGCAACCTCCAGCTGTTTGGGCTTGTGTGTTCTGCTGAAACGCACTGTGCACCTCTCTGCGTGGGTCTGGCTTGATGGATGGGTTTGTGTGTTTGGGCGCTGCAGAACCACCCTGGCTTTCTAAGTGTGTTCTGTAGATCGGCTGGCATTCCTGGGTCTCTGCTgttctgggggtgggagtgagggtggcTTTATTCTGACAAACCCTTCCTCAAAAGTTCAAGTACCAACTTTCTGGGCAATCGTTAGGCCCTTGGGGACACCCACCCTCTATTCCTACCAGGGTAGCTCCCATGTATTACACAAGGAGAAACTGAATCCCAGAAAGGGCAAAGAACTTGTCTCAGAGAGGGTAAGGACTGTTAATTTGTCAATAAACAGAATAAGATAAATAGCATCGAGCACCACGAGCCTGACTGTAAGTCAGGATTCTGGATAATAAGGATGAAGTATCTCATCTACCGAGCACTCACATAAACCACCCCCTCCCCGAGCACATTATAGACTTTATAAAAGAGCCCAGTGTTTAGAGGTAAACCGTGTCCTTTGCTACTCCCCACTCAGCGCGCCGCCCGGCTGCTGTTTTACAGCATTGACTTCACGGAATTGCTGTagagaataaatgaaattgagCACTTAACACGTAGTGTTTGTTAGCtataaattatcattattaattgTCGCCTGTGTGTCCTTGGAGTGTCCTCCGAGGCACACGTGTGCACCCACTCCCTCCCGCGTGGGGGCCCCGCCGGCCAGCCCACCCACAGGGCCTTGGGCGGGTCCCCGCGCGGACGCTCCCACGGCAGGGCTCTtttccagggaggaaggggctacGCCGGGGCGGGCCACCTCCCGCGCCGTGCAGGCACACTCTGGCTTCCACgtttccctcttttcccctttggccCGGGCCCAGCCCATCTGGAGGCCGGCTCGGCGGCGGCCTGGGAGCGTTTCCATCAGCTGGGCCCGAGGAATGCGGAGCTATTTAACCTGAGCATCCCCAGGTGTA contains:
- the ID1 gene encoding DNA-binding protein inhibitor ID-1 isoform X1; amino-acid sequence: MKVASGSATAAAGPSCALKAGKTAGGAGEVVRCLSDQSVAISRCAGGAGARLPSLLDEQQVNVLLYDMNGCYSRLKELVPTLPQNRKVSRVEILQHVIDYIWDLELELNSESHGGTPGSRGLPARAPLSTLNGEISALAAEVRRHVFQRTIASCVAEALPSGIGGPQFSSG
- the ID1 gene encoding DNA-binding protein inhibitor ID-1 isoform X2 yields the protein MKVASGSATAAAGPSCALKAGKTAGGAGEVVRCLSDQSVAISRCAGGAGARLPSLLDEQQVNVLLYDMNGCYSRLKELVPTLPQNRKVSRVEILQHVIDYIWDLELELNSESHGGTPGSRGLPARAPLSTLNGEISALAAEAPCVPADDRILCR